A section of the Naumovozyma dairenensis CBS 421 chromosome 5, complete genome genome encodes:
- the NDAI0E04320 gene encoding cytosine permease has protein sequence MSEFEAKETYDIVDLEKNFPSTQTSEKVFTENGSLSVEEQFSVDNTKAAKLVIFSNLINRLNAETNGIDPISDEDKTEGSVLNATTMWFSANLVLSAYAVGALGPLAFGLNFGTSVLTVVFFNILGVLPVAFFSLFGPELGLRQMILSRFLTGNITGRIFSLFNCVACVGWCVLNTIVAAQLLNMVNEGGHQLPLWAGCLVIISGTVLVTFFGFKIIHAYEKWSWVPNFAVFLIIIARLKMSGKFSGGEWTSGSTTAGNVLSFGCAAFGYAAAWATYAADYTVYMPRDSNKFKIFFSLVAGLIFPLCFTMILGAACAMGAVNDPVWKQYYDTNAMGGLTYAILVPNSLHGFGDFCCVLLALSTIANNIPNMYTIALSVQAFWEPLAKIPRALWSVAGNATALGIAIPACYYFESFLEKFMNTIAYYAAIYICLSCAEHFVFRRSIKAYNVEDWNDPSKLPVGIAGCAGLIVGAFGVALGMCQSYWVGEIARLIGKSGGDIGFELGGGWAFITYVVVRFLELKYIGR, from the coding sequence ATGTCCGAATTCGAGGCAAAAGAAACATATGACATAGTAGACTTAGAGAAGAATTTCCCGAGCACACAAACGTCAGAAAAGGTATTCACAGAGAATGGAAGTTTATCCGTTGAAGAACAATTTTCGGTTGACAATACTAAAGCTGCTAAATTAGTGATATTCAGTAATCTAATAAATCGACTAAATGCGGAAACGAACGGTATCGACCCAATATCTGATGAAGACAAAACTGAGGGATCTGTTCTAAATGCAACAACTATGTGGTTCTCCGCTAATTTAGTACTTTCGGCATATGCTGTTGGTGCTTTGGGCCCCCTAGCTTTTGGCCTGAATTTCGGGACATCAGTTCTGACAGTCGTTTTCTTTAACATTTTAGGAGTATTACCTGTTGCATTCTTTTCACTTTTTGGTCCAGAATTAGGTCTAAGGCAGATGATTTTATCGAGATTTTTAACGGGTAATATTACAGGAAGAATTTTCTCGTTATTTAATTGTGTCGCTTGTGTTGGGTGGTGTGTTTTAAACACAATTGTTGCAGCACAGTTGCTAAATATGGTCAATGAAGGTGGACATCAATTACCACTATGGGCAGGCTGTCTTGTCATCATTTCAGGTACGGTTCTAGTTACATTTTTCGgttttaaaattattcatgCTTATGAAAAATGGTCATGGGTACCCAACTTTGCTGTTTTCCTAATTATTATTGCGCGTTTGAAAATGTCAGGTAAATTTTCTGGTGGTGAATGGACTTCTGGCTCAACTACAGCTGGTAACGTCTTATCATTTGGTTGTGCAGCTTTTGGTTATGCTGCTGCTTGGGCGACATACGCGGCGGATTATACTGTTTATATGCCAAGAGatagtaataaattcaaaatcttctttTCCCTAGTAGCGGGGTTAATTTTCCCATTATGCTTTACTATGATATTGGGTGCAGCATGTGCAATGGGTGCTGTCAATGATCCGGTCTGGAAACAATATTACGATACAAATGCAATGGGTGGTTTAACATACGCAATTTTGGTTCCAAATTCATTACACGGGTTTGGAGATTTTTGTTGTGTATTATTAGCCTTATCCACCATCGCTAACAACATTCCAAACATGTATACCATTGCATTGTCCGTCCAAGCTTTTTGGGAGCCATTGGCTAAAATTCCAAGAGCATTATGGAGTGTGGCAGGTAATGCTACAGCATTGGGTATTGCCATTCCAGCATGTTATTACTTCGAATCTTTCCTAGAAAAGTTTATGAATACAATTGCTTATTATGCAgcaatatatatttgtttatcCTGCGCCGAACATTTCGTCTTTAGACGTAGCATCAAAGCATATAATGTGGAAGACTGGAATGATCCATCAAAATTACCCGTAGGGATAGCAGGGTGTGCCGGGTTGATTGTTGGTGCATTTGGTGTAGCCTTAGGAATGTGCCAATCTTATTGGGTCGGTGAAATTGCACGGCTGATCGGAAAATCAGGTGGGGATATTGGATTTGAATTGGGTGGGGGATGGGCGTTCATTACTTACGTTGTCGTTAGATTTTTGGAACTCAAGTATATTGGGCGTTAA
- the NDAI0E04330 gene encoding cytosine permease (similar to Saccharomyces cerevisiae FCY2 (YER056C); ancestral locus Anc_7.236), whose amino-acid sequence MSSLSDKKNVYELTTDLERNSGSFINSNTHSSSPNDDNDVKIAITYSGDEETPYIIESSEPAKLSIFNRIASQLNAETNGVEPITDEEKTDDSLLNASSMWFSANLVIAAYALGGLGPLVYGLNFGTSVLVIVFFNILGLLSVAFFSVFGAEFGLRQMILSRFLLGNITARVFAVINSVACVGWGVVNTLASAQLLNMVNHTSGHSCPIWAGCLIIVGCTVLVTFFGYNIIHAYERWSWVPNLAVFLVIIARLSKSGNFSGGEWTSGPNTAASVLSFGSAVYGFATGYTTFAADYTVYMPRSTNKYKIFFSIVAGLSFPLFFTMILGAACAMGAVNNPAWKAYYDTNGMGGVTYAVLVPNSLHGFGEFCCVLLAMSTVSNNIPNMYTVALSVQAIWSPLSKVPRVAWTMMANAATFGIAVPAGYYFDGFMENFMNTIGYYLAIYTAISLSEHFIYRHGFKGYNIEDWNDTSKLPIGIAGCCALVVGAFGVALGMSQTYWTGEIAVLIGDFGGDIGFELGASWAFIVYNILRPLEIKYFGR is encoded by the coding sequence ATGTCTTCATTATCtgataagaaaaatgtttATGAACTAACTACAGATCTAGAAAGAAACTCCGGTTCTTTCATCAACAGTAATACTCATTCTAGCTCGCCAAACGATGATAACGATGTCAAGATAGCTATAACGTATTCAggtgatgaagaaacaCCTTACATAATAGAAAGTTCAGAACCAGCAAAACTTTCCATCTTTAATAGAATAGCATCACAATTAAATGCAGAAACGAACGGTGTGGAACCAATCACTGATGAAGAGAAAACTGATGATTCCTTGTTGAATGCTTCTTCAATGTGGTTTTCCGCAAATTTAGTCATAGCGGCATATGCTCTAGGTGGGTTAGGTCCATTAGTCTATGGTTTAAATTTTGGTACCAGTGTCcttgttattgtttttttcaatattctaGGTTTATTATCTGTGGCATTTTTTTCTGTATTTGGTGCAGAGTTTGGATTAAGACAAATGATTTTATCACGTTTCCTACTGGGGAACATAACTGCTAGAGTTTTTGCAGTGATTAATAGTGTTGCATGTGTGGGTTGGGGTGTTGTCAATACACTTGCATCAGCTCAATTGTTGAATATGGTTAATCATACAAGTGGTCATAGTTGTCCTATCTGGGCCGGTTGTTTAATCATTGTCGGCTGTACAGTATTGGTCACATTTTTCGGTTATAACATTATTCACGCTTATGAAAGATGGTCATGGGTACCAAATTTGGCTGTTTTCTTAGTTATCATTGCAAGGTTATCTAAATCTGGGAACTTCTCTGGTGGTGAATGGACTTCCGGTCCAAATACTGCTGCTAGTGTGTTATCATTCGGTTCTGCAGTTTATGGGTTTGCTACAGGTTATACTACATTTGCAGCTGATTATACTGTCTATATGCCACGTAGTACCAACAAATATAAGATTTTCTTCTCTATTGTTGCAGGTCTATCATTCCCATTATTCTTCACTATGATATTAGGTGCTGCCTGTGCTATGGGTGCTGTTAATAACCCAGCTTGGAAAGCCTACTATGATACTAATGGTATGGGTGGTGTTACATACGCAGTATTGGTTCCAAATTCTCTTCATGGTTTTGGTGAATTTTGTTGTGTTCTTTTAGCTATGTCTACTGTATCTAACAATATCCCAAATATGTATACAGTTGCGCTATCTGTCCAGGCTATATGGTCACCTTTATCCAAGGTCCCAAGAGTTGCGTGGACGATGATGGCCAATGCTGCCACTTTCGGTATTGCTGTTCCTGCAGGCTATTACTTTGATGGGTTTATGGAAAACTTCATGAATACTATTGGTTACTATTTGGCTATTTACACTgcaatttcattatctgaacattttatttacagACATGGATTCAAAGGTTACAACATTGAAGATTGGAATGATACTTCTAAATTGCCAATTGGTATTGCTGGATGTTGTGCTTTAGTTGTAGGTGCATTTGGTGTTGCATTAGGGATGAGCCAAACATATTGGACAGGTGAAATTGCTGTCTTAATTGGTGACTTCGGTGGTGATATCGGGTTTGAATTAGGTGCTAGTTGGGCATTCATAGTATACAATATTTTGAGACCgttagaaataaaatactTCGGTCGTTAG
- the TOD6 gene encoding Tod6p (similar to Saccharomyces cerevisiae YBL054W and DOT6 (YER088C); ancestral locus Anc_7.372): MPVPKSIRGVNHVSSSITPTRITPIGMNPKIERKQQKHNTFEQLSSSSSWSSASISSPYQQSDNLLTKNSTAKDAIDNTGPHPKKNSTKITMAQGPTATENENKNKNPSSWEPEDDILLRQLKELKKLGWKEIAQHFHNRTPNACQFRWRRLKSGNLKSNKTALLDLSQLTMGSDIKRSSTPLEPIVSSNGSTSDKYKDLIPKSNKPKAVVSIIEPKRKETIDDNTISTSFNGFVSPKNIRSNISIDKTLLSPPPGLPKLPASHTNATKASKSFVKPRSFSHSVTRPNFSTSQSSVATSMKLQPDAENIGFIPKIIIKSRRSSFATNFNNTTNNINNNINNNINNAPTNSNLLSTMKTTLVTSKSRRNSFLPSSHQHHHQHTYINNNNNHLHTMNHPHHQYHHNTPRRLSFNYNNSNNNSNTNSVTNSRRSSMVMAPNSANIVFNNYQPSLPNTRKNSITVLRKEQLPSAVHTNSIEPQQQEQRHSFSSKFTFINSENPHANHRDRKELFSMWTNDEDDVLKIGNSKKLSAIELSILLPNKSDNQIETRMKKLFTTKEEERDHDDALDGDHLSVLHSYSKMKTDIIDDSVNENKYLPTPKFSPSDE; this comes from the coding sequence ATGCCTGTTCCGAAATCTATAAGAGGTGTAAACCatgtttcatcatcaataacaCCAACACGTATAACTCCTATCGGTATGAATCCGAAAATAGAACggaaacaacaaaaacatAATACATTCGAacaattatcatcatcttcatcatgGTCATCTGCTTCAATATCATCTCCATATCAACAGAgtgataatttattgacAAAAAATTCAACAGCGAAAGATGCTATAGATAATACAGGACCACATCCTAAAAAGAATTCAACCAAAATAACAATGGCACAAGGACCAACCGCCACTGAGAATgagaataaaaataaaaaccCGTCATCATGGGAACCTGAAGATGACATTTTATTACGTCAATTGAAGGAACTCAAAAAATTAGGTTGGAAAGAAATTGCACAACATTTTCATAACAGAACTCCAAACGCTTGTCAATTTAGATGGAGAAGATTGAAATCTGGGAATCTTAAATCCAATAAGACCGCTTTACTTGATTTGTCCCAATTAACGATGGGTAGTGACATTAAAAGGTCGTCTACTCCACTAGAGCCTATCGTCTCTTCTAATGGTTCTACTTctgataaatataaagatcTTATACCCAAATCAAACAAACCAAAAGCAGTTGTTTCGATTATTGAACCtaagagaaaagaaacaatagATGATAATACTATTTCAACTTCATTTAATGGTTTCGTGTCTCCTAAGAATATACGTTCAAATATATCCATTGATAAGACCCTGTTATCACCTCCGCCAGGTTTACCAAAATTACCTGCATCTCATACTAATGCAACAAAGGCATCAAAATCTTTTGTAAAACCGAGATCATTTTCTCATTCCGTAACACGACCAAATTTCTCGACGTCACAATCATCTGTTGCAACATCTATGAAATTACAACCTGATGCAGAAAACATTGGATTTATAcctaaaataataattaaatcAAGGCGCAGTTCTTTTGCAACGAATTTTAATAACactactaataatattaataataatattaataataatattaataatgcTCCAAccaattcaaatttattatcgaCCATGAAGACAACATTAGTAACATCAAAGTCAAGGAgaaattcttttcttccatCTAGTCATCAACATCACCATCAACATAcctatataaataataataataatcatttgCACACTATGAACCACCCccatcatcaatatcatcataataCCCCAAGAAGACTATCTTTCAACTATAACAATAGCAATAACAACAGTAATACTAATTCAGtaacaaattcaagaagatCATCTATGGTAATGGCCCCAAATTCAGCAAATATAGTTTTCAATAACTATCAACCATCACTACCAAATACAAGGAAAAACTCAATTACAGTATTAAGGAAAGAACAATTACCGTCAGCTGTACATACAAATTCTATTGaaccacaacaacaagaacagcGACACTCATTCTCTTCCAAGTTCACTTTCATTAATTCTGAAAATCCTCATGCAAACCATAGAGATAGAAAAGAATTGTTTAGTATGTGgacaaatgatgaagatgacgtACTGAAAATCGGTAACtctaaaaaattatcagcaattgaattatctatattattaccaaataaATCAGATAATCAGATTGAAACTCgtatgaaaaaattattcacGACTAAGGAAGAAGAGCGTGATCATGACGATGCGCTGGATGGTGACCATCTAAGTGTTCTGCATTCATATTCGAAAATGAAAACcgatattattgatgattcTGTTAATGAGAATAAATATTTGCCCACACCAAAATTCTCACCTTCTGATGAATAA